In Palaemon carinicauda isolate YSFRI2023 chromosome 41, ASM3689809v2, whole genome shotgun sequence, the following are encoded in one genomic region:
- the LOC137632282 gene encoding uncharacterized protein, which produces MAPTCHCPETSYGMLPVLILTEAVKGNSEKVMEWLKNGGDINATEMGFKTLVHIACEGNYIHLLKELLKFPGVHINQGTILASKARGKGMTPFSLAMERNHVECVEALLSTPSQCKIDLVKKTVSTENAIRVALSRHNWKLIEILLNAGLVLGKEEATSVLDGATRALVVDVIKIIIDRDFPLLISNINSRVFTILYYYDLWYTVGAEKLFKQCFRNKNYWCFRVLPVAMDKKDFNMLEYTLKLLIPNVKININIAKAIIGKEFDEVEKALNEEDIEDGVIFGAIFIAAISGTTDDIAEELFSLKESYPEDFLKYVLLMASLFNRSELFPLLLKEDSFTYSTLAHALFISETVKGCDKKLIESALKIKSEDTILPAREDTN; this is translated from the exons atggcacCAACTTGTCATTGCCCAGAGACATCATATGGCATGCTTCCTGTA CTTATTCTTACCGAAGCAGTAAAAGGAAATAGCGAAAAGGTGATGGAATGGTTGAAAAATGGTGGCGATATCAATGCAACTGAAATGGGTTTCAAAACTTTGGTTCACATTGCCTGTGAAGGGAATTACATTCACCTACTGAAGGAACTGCTGAAGTTCCCAGGAGTCCACATCAACCAGGGTACCATTCTTGCATCAAAGGCCCGAGGAAAAGGCATGACACCTTTTTCTTTGGCTATGGAAAGAAACCACGTAGAGTGCGTAGAAGCTCTACTCTCTACTCCATCACAG tgtaaAATTGATCTGGTCAAGAAAACAGTTTCTACAGAGAATGCCATTAGAGTTGCACTGTCTCGCCATAACTGGAAGTTGATTGAGATTTTGCTCAATGCAGGTTTAGTCTTGGGTAAGGAGGAAGCGACATCTGTCCTTGATGGTGCAACTCGAGCCCTTGTAGTAGATGTTATCAAGATAATTATTGATCGAGACTTCCCTTTGTTAATTAGCAATATCAATAGCAGAGTTTTCACGATATTGTATTATTATGACTTGTGGTATACTGTAGGTGCGGAGAAACTTTTCAAGCAatgttttagaaataaaaattactggTGCTTTAGAGTGCTGCCAGTTGCGATGGACAAGAAAGACTTTAACATGTTGGAATATACACTGAAACTTTTGATTCCCAATGTCAAAATTAACATCAACATTGCAAAAGCAATCATTGGAAAGGAATTTGATGAGGTTGAAAAGGCACTGAACGAGGAAGATATTGAAGATGGAGTAATATTTGGGGCTATTTTCATAGCAGCCATTAGTGGAACCACAGATGACATAGCAGAGGAGCTTTTTAGTCTAAAAGAAAGTTATCCAGAGGACTTCCTCAAATATGTTCTGCTGATGGCATCCCTCTTTAATCGGTCTGAGCTCTTCCCCCTGCTACTGAAAGAGGACTCATTCACCTACTCCACTTTGGCACACGCTTTGTTCATCTCTGAAACTGTTAAAGGCTGTGACAAGAAGCTTATCGAAAGTGCTTTGAAGATTAAATCGGAGGACACCATTCTGCCTGCACGT GAGGATACCAATTGA